The genomic window GGCACAGCTGCGCTCCGGGAGCAGCCAGTGGAGCCCGGAGGCTGCAGCGGCAGCAGCCGGGGTCCAGGACCCGAGTCTGCGATGGAGCCCCCGGGCGCGGACCCAGGGCGGCGGGGCCCGCGCGCTCCTGTTGCTGCTGGCGGAGCGCTTCCCGCGCCGCGGCGGGCCCGGCGGATGGGGATCTGCGACCACAGGCGAGCGGCCGCGACGGAACAACCCTCCACTGTCCATTGACCTCACTTTCCACCTGCTGAGGACCCTGCTGGAGCTGTCGCGGACGCAGAGCCAAAGGGAGCGCGCCGAGCAGAATCGCATCATATTCGACTCGGTGGGCAAGTGATCGGCCGGGTTTGGGACCACGAAAACTTT from Eulemur rufifrons isolate Redbay chromosome 19, OSU_ERuf_1, whole genome shotgun sequence includes these protein-coding regions:
- the UCN gene encoding urocortin, with the translated sequence MRQAGRAALLAALLLLAQLRSGSSQWSPEAAAAAAGVQDPSLRWSPRARTQGGGARALLLLLAERFPRRGGPGGWGSATTGERPRRNNPPLSIDLTFHLLRTLLELSRTQSQRERAEQNRIIFDSVGK